In Grus americana isolate bGruAme1 chromosome 4, bGruAme1.mat, whole genome shotgun sequence, one genomic interval encodes:
- the CCKAR gene encoding cholecystokinin receptor type A produces MEIVDASFLGNGTNITAFLCDIILENDTFFCVDDPPYPSKDLHQIIRILLYCLIFLLSVLGNILVITVLIRNKRMRTVTNTFLLSLAVSDLMLCLFCMPFTLIPNLLKDFIFGSAVCKTATYFMGVSVSVSTFNLVAISLERYSAICKPLQSRVWQTKSHALKVIAATWCVAFTIMSPYPIYSRLVPFTKYNNTTANMCRLLWPSDVIQQSWYTFLLLILFLIPGIIMMVAYGLISLELYRGIKFDASQKKSSRESAKYEDGDGCYLNKTKRKRKMPLQQLSVTSHSKIDRVRSSSSSANLMAKKLVIRMLMVIVILFFLCWTPIFSVNAWRAFDTTSADQRLSGAPISFIHLLSYTSACVNPIIYCFMNKRFRMGFLATFTCCAKQKPPAIRGEVCDEEEGKTTGASLSKCSYMHMNASAPP; encoded by the exons ATGGAAATAGTTGATGCTAGCTTCCTCGGGAACGGTACCAATATTACTGCTTTCCTGTGTGATATCATCTTGGAAAATGACACTTTTTTCTGTGTGGATGATCCACCTTATCCTTCTAAAG ATTTGCATCAGATAATTCGGATTCTGCTGTATTGTTTGATATTTCTGCTCAGCGTTTTGGGGAACATTCTGGTAATTACAGTGCTGATAAGAAACAAGCGGATGAGAACAGTCACCAACACGTTTCTGCTGTCTCTAGCAGTCAGCGACCTGATGCTCTGCCTTTTCTGCATGCCATTCACCCTCATTCCCAACCTgctgaaagattttatttttggtagcGCTGTTTGCAAAACTGCCACTTATTTCATGG GTGTCTCCGTAAGCGTATCTACGTTCAACCTGGTGGCCATATCTTTGGAGCGATACAGTGCCATTTGCAAACCTCTGCAGTCCAGGGTCTGGCAGACAAAATCTCACGCCCTGAAAGTGATTGCTGCTACCTGGTGTGTTGCCTTTACCATCATGTCGCCGTACCCGATTTACAGCAGACTGGTACCTTTTACCAAGTATAACAACACCACAGCAAATATGTGTCGGCTCCTTTGGCCAAGTGATGTCATTCAGCAGTCTTG GTACACTTTCCTGCTACTCATACTCTTTCTTATACCTGGGATTATAATGATGGTTGCGTATGGCCTAATTTCTTTGGAACTCTACAGAGGAATAAAATTTGATGCCAGCCAGAAAAAATCTTCACGAG AAAGCGCCAAATACGAGGATGGAGATGGATGCTAcctcaacaaaaccaaaagaaaaaggaaaatgccgTTGCAGCAGCTCTCTGTTACTAGCCATAGCAAAATAGAcagggtgagaagcagcagctcttctgccAACTTAATGGCCAAGAAACTCGTCATCCGCATGTTGATGGTGATagtgattttgtttttcctttgctggacTCCCATCTTCAGCGTCAATGCCTGGCGCGCGTTTGACACCACCTCGGCAGACCAGCGTCTCTCAGGGGCTCCCATCTCCTTTATCCACCTGTTGTCCTACACTTCCGCCTGCGTGAACCCGATCATATACTGCTTTATGAACAAGCGTTTCCGCATGGGTTTTCTAGCCACGTTCACCTGCTGTGCAAAGCAAAAGCCCCCTGCGATACGGGGAGAGGTTTGTGACgaagaggaggggaagacaACAGGGGCTTCGCTCTCCAAGTGTTCTTACATGCACATGAACGCATCTGCACCCCCCTGA